ACGACACGCTGAACACCCATCTCAAGGTGCTGCGTTACTACACCGATCTGGTACACCGGCCCCAACTGCCCTACAAGGCCAAGTTCAAGTTTTCCGGCTGCCCCAACGACTGCTGCAACAGCATCCAACGCTCCGATTACGCCGTCATCGGCACCTGGAAGGACGACATCCGGATCGACCACGCCGAAGTCAAGGCCTTCGTGGCCCGCAAGGGTCTGCAATATCTGGTCAACAACGTCATCAGCCGTTGCCCGACCAATGCCATCACGCTGCAGGGCAGCGATGACATCGTCATCGACAACGGCAGCTGCGTGCGCTGCATGCACTGCCTGAACGTCATGCCCAAGGCCCTCTCTCCCGGCAAGGAGCGCGGCATTTCGCTGCTGGTCGGCGGCAAGGGGCATCTGAAGATGGGCAACATGCTGGGCTCCATGATGGTTCCCTTCATGCCCATGGAAACGGAAGAGGATGTCGATGCCCTCATCGAACTCGTGGACCGCATCATCGACTATTGGTCGGAGAATGGTCTGGATCACGAACGGGTCGGCGAGTGCATCGAACGGGTTGGCATGCAGACCTTCCTGGACGCCGTCGGTATCGAAGCCATTGTGGAAATGGTCGAGCATCCGCGGGACAACCCGTTCTTCAAGGCCGATCACGAACATGTGCCGCAGATTCACCCGCGTGCCTGACGGCCCCGGACCCGTAACGACATCATCTTCCTGCGCAAGGATTGGATACCATGGCTGAGAGAGAGTATCAGACGAACGAATGTGGTCCCAACGACTTCCGGCAGTTTCTGCATCCCGTATCGGTGAAGAATTACGGGAAGTGGCACTATCACGAGCGCCCCCGTCCCGGCGTTCTGAAGCATGTCGCCCTGAGCGGGGATGTCCTCTACACGGTGCGCGCCGGTACCCACCGGCAGGTCACCATCGACATCGTGCGCAACCTCTGCGATCTGGCGGACAAGTTTGCCGACGGACATCTGCGCTGGACGGTGCGCAACAACGTCGAATTCATGACGCCCAAATGGGAAAATGTCGAACCCCTGATCCGGGAACTGGAAGCGGCGGGTCATCCCGTCGGCGGCACCGGCCCCTCGGTTTCGGCGGTAGCCCACACCCAGGGATGGCTGCACTGCGACATTCCCGCCACCGACGCCTCCGGCGTGGTGAAAAGCATGATGGACGAACTCTACCAGGAGTTCATCAAGGAGGAGATGCCCAATCGCGTGCGCCTCTCCACCTCCTGCTGCGAGATCAACTGCGGTGGTCAGGCCGATCTGGCGGTGGTGGTGCAGCATACCCGTCCGCCCCGCATCAACCACGAAATCCTGGCCAATGTCTGCGAGATGCCCAGCACCGTGGCCCGTTGCCCGGTGGCGGCCATTCGGCCCACCACGGTCAACGGCAAGCCCTCCCTGATGGTGGTGGAAGAGAAGTGCGTCTACTGCGGCGCCTGCTTCGGCGCCTGCCCGGCCATGGAGATCAACCACCCCGACTACTCCAAACTGGCGGTGTGGATCGGCGGCAAGAACTCCAATGCCCGCACCCGGCCCACCAACATGAAGCTGGTCTGCCACGGCCTGCCCAACAATCCCCCCCGCTGGCCGGAAGTCAACGAAGTGGTCAAGCGCATTCTGATGGCCTACAAAGAGGGTGGACGCGACTGGGAACGCCTCGGGGAGTGGGTGGATCGCATCGGCTGGCGTCGCTTCTTCGAGGTAACCGGGCTGGAGTTCGACAAGTACATGATCGACAGCTACCGTTACTCGCGGGTCTCCCTGAACAAATCGGCCCACGTGCGTTTCTGACCGACTCGGGGAGAGAACCATGACTCAAAGCAACCACTATCTGGATACGGCCAAAAACTGGCCGTTCACCCCCATGGTGCAGGAAAACGGTCTGGATCGCCAGGTGGCCTACGGCGACAAGAGCGTCCTCTGCCCCACTTACAGCCAGCGCGTTCCGCCCTGCTCCCACGGCTGCCCGGCGGGAGAGGACATTCGCGGCTACAACAACATCCTGCGGGGCGTCTGGAAGCATGACAATCCCTGGCAGGCCGCCTTTTACCGCCTCACGGAGACCAATCCGTTCCCGGCGGTCATGGGACGGGTCTGCCCCGCCCCCTGCCAGAAGTCCTGCAACCGGCAGTATCGCGACGAAACCGTCGGCATCAACGCCATCGAGCATGCCATCGGTCAGTACGCCATCGACCACAACCTCGCCTTCCCCAAACCGATTCATGCCACCGGCAAGCGCGTCGCGGTGGTGGGCAGCGGTCCGGGAGGCCTCTCCTGCGCCTACCATCTGGCCCGCAAGGGCCATGCGGTGACCCTCTTCGAACGGGATCCCAAACTCGGGGGCATGATGCGTTACGGCATCATGGGCTACCGGGTGGACCGCAGCGTCCTGGAAAAGGAGATCCAGCGCATCGTGGACCTGGGCATCGAGGTGCGTTGCAACGTTCGTATCGGGACCGACATCAGCCTCGACGAACTGCGCAAGAGCTATGACGCCGTTTTTCTGGGCGTCGGCGCCCAGAAGGGACGCAACCTGCCCATTCCCGGCTCCGAAGGCCCCGGCGTGACCAACGCCATCGCCTTCCTGCGGGAGTTCGAACTGGTCGGCGGTTCCGACGGCGGTCTCGGCGCCATGGGCCTGCAGGGCAAGCGGGTGGCGGTGATCGGCGACGGCGATGTCGCCATGGACGTGGCCCGTCTGGCCCTGCGTCTCGGAGCCTCCTCCACCCTTCTCTCCGGTGTGGCCCGGGAGGAGATGAACTGTTCGGCTCCGGAATTCGACGAAGCCAAACAGGAAGGTACCGACATGCTGTTCCAAACCGGTACCGTCTCGGTGGAACGCAACGCCTCCGGTGCCGTCACCGGTCTGAAATGCACCCGCATGGTGCGCAAGGAGAAGGGTGAAGAGGGCTGGAATCACGCCATTCCCTTCTTCCGTTACAAGCCCGAGGCGGGCAGCGAATTCACCCTGCCCGTGGACATCATCGTGGCCTCCATCGGACAGACCACGGATATGGCGGGCCTGGAACAGGCCACCGGCGGCACCCCCTGGTTGCAGGTGGATGTCAACGGCCAGATTCAAGGTCAGAAGGGCCTTTTCGGCGGCGGCGACGCCGTCAGGATCTCCCTGCTCACCACGGCCATCGGCCAGGGACGCAAGGCTGCGGAAACCATCGATCTCCAACTCCGGGGCATCGATCCGCCCAAGCTCTCCAAACCGGATGTCATCCCCTACAAGAAATTGAAGTGGGACTACTTCCCGGTCTCTCCGCTGGCCAGGCGCTCCCTGCGCCATTTCGAGCAGGTGGTCGACAACTGGCAGGAAGGTCTGACCTGTCTCACACCGGAGAAGGCGGTCGCGGAAACCAGCCGCTGCATGAGCTGCGGTCTCTGTTTCGAATGCAATCAGTGCATGCTCTACTGCCCCAAGGAAGCCATCACCAAGTTCAAAGGCAATCCGGAAGGACAGGTCATGTTCACCCGTTACGAGCGCTGCGTGGGCTGTCACATCTGCGCGGAGGTTTGTCCAACGGGGTACATTGACATGGGCATGGGTCACGTATAGATCTTAGCCAGACTCGGGCGGAAGGCTGCGACCTTCCGCCCCTTTTCCTGGAAGGATCCGCCATGTCGATTGCCATCGCACTGCACCTCCTGGCCGCACTGATCTGGATAGGTGGCATGTTTTTCGCTCATATGGTCCTGCGTCTGGCAGTCGAAACACGCGATCTCGAAGACAAGGTTCACCTCTGGCAAGAGGTGTTGCCACGCTTTTTTCGCTGGGTTTGGGGGGCGGTGGTGGTGTTGCCCCTGACCGGCTACTGGATGGCCGTGACGCTGTACGGCAATCCCTTTTTGGCAACAGGGTCCATCCGGATCATGCAGGTGCTGGGCTGGTCCATGATTCTTCTCTTCGTGGGCATCTACTTCACCTCGTATCGATCCTTCCAGGAGCGCATGCGCCAACAACTCTTTCCCGAAGCGGGGCTCTACCTGCTGCGTATCCGTCGCGTGGTGACCATCAACCTGATCCTGGGGTTGCTGGTCGCGGTTATCGCCTCGGCTGGCCGGTTCCTTTAGATCCCGGAACACAAGGAGATCAACGTGGCTCAAAAAACGGCCAAGTTCTCTGTCGGACAAGTGGTGCAGCACGCCCTGTTCAACTACCGGGGAGTGATCGTCGATGTCGACCCGGAGTTCACCCGCTCGGAATCCTGGTATCAACGGGTGGCCCGCTCGCGTCCGCCCAAGGACCAGCCCTGGTATCAAATCCTGGTTCACGACAGCGACGTGCAAACCTATGTCGCGGAACGCCATCTGCTTTCCGACGCCATGGACGAGCCCATCGACCACCCGCAGGTGGACCAGTTCTTCAAAGAATTTCGCAACGGGTGCTATACCCCCCGTTCGCGTATGAATTGACCGGACTTTTTACGAAAGGTTGACTTGAAATGGAACAATCCGCATTGGCGCAAGCCTTGGAATCCGCCATATCCCGTGCCGAGGGCTGGGCGGTGAACGGTTGGAAAGTGACCTTCGGTCCCGGCAACGTGGAGGTCAACTCCCTCTCCGCAGCCCGGACCACCCCTGCGAACTTCGTCTACCGCCAGGAGGCCATCTCCTACTGGCAGAATATCGAAATGGCCGGTGTCGAAACCGCCGCCCAGGGCCGCAAAGCCCTGGAGGCCCTCTCCCGCAACGACCTCCACGCTGCGGGCAACGCCCTCTACCTGGCGGTTTTCCTGGAGAAGAAGATCAATTCCGGCACCCCCACCTGGGGACCGGTACAAGCACTGCTGCAAAAGCAGGCCGCCTGATTCGAACCTCTGCGGGAGGCCGTCCGGCCTCCCGCAAGCCACCTT
The nucleotide sequence above comes from Magnetococcales bacterium. Encoded proteins:
- the dsrB gene encoding dissimilatory-type sulfite reductase subunit beta, whose product is MAEREYQTNECGPNDFRQFLHPVSVKNYGKWHYHERPRPGVLKHVALSGDVLYTVRAGTHRQVTIDIVRNLCDLADKFADGHLRWTVRNNVEFMTPKWENVEPLIRELEAAGHPVGGTGPSVSAVAHTQGWLHCDIPATDASGVVKSMMDELYQEFIKEEMPNRVRLSTSCCEINCGGQADLAVVVQHTRPPRINHEILANVCEMPSTVARCPVAAIRPTTVNGKPSLMVVEEKCVYCGACFGACPAMEINHPDYSKLAVWIGGKNSNARTRPTNMKLVCHGLPNNPPRWPEVNEVVKRILMAYKEGGRDWERLGEWVDRIGWRRFFEVTGLEFDKYMIDSYRYSRVSLNKSAHVRF
- the dsrA gene encoding dissimilatory-type sulfite reductase subunit alpha, producing the protein CDIWEKYGSGLLSMHGQTGNLQLQGITADKVQACFDELNPLGWDLGGAGACVRTGASCVGPARCEMACYDTLNTHLKVLRYYTDLVHRPQLPYKAKFKFSGCPNDCCNSIQRSDYAVIGTWKDDIRIDHAEVKAFVARKGLQYLVNNVISRCPTNAITLQGSDDIVIDNGSCVRCMHCLNVMPKALSPGKERGISLLVGGKGHLKMGNMLGSMMVPFMPMETEEDVDALIELVDRIIDYWSENGLDHERVGECIERVGMQTFLDAVGIEAIVEMVEHPRDNPFFKADHEHVPQIHPRA
- a CDS encoding CopD family protein; this encodes MSIAIALHLLAALIWIGGMFFAHMVLRLAVETRDLEDKVHLWQEVLPRFFRWVWGAVVVLPLTGYWMAVTLYGNPFLATGSIRIMQVLGWSMILLFVGIYFTSYRSFQERMRQQLFPEAGLYLLRIRRVVTINLILGLLVAVIASAGRFL
- a CDS encoding NAD(P)-binding protein, with the protein product MTQSNHYLDTAKNWPFTPMVQENGLDRQVAYGDKSVLCPTYSQRVPPCSHGCPAGEDIRGYNNILRGVWKHDNPWQAAFYRLTETNPFPAVMGRVCPAPCQKSCNRQYRDETVGINAIEHAIGQYAIDHNLAFPKPIHATGKRVAVVGSGPGGLSCAYHLARKGHAVTLFERDPKLGGMMRYGIMGYRVDRSVLEKEIQRIVDLGIEVRCNVRIGTDISLDELRKSYDAVFLGVGAQKGRNLPIPGSEGPGVTNAIAFLREFELVGGSDGGLGAMGLQGKRVAVIGDGDVAMDVARLALRLGASSTLLSGVAREEMNCSAPEFDEAKQEGTDMLFQTGTVSVERNASGAVTGLKCTRMVRKEKGEEGWNHAIPFFRYKPEAGSEFTLPVDIIVASIGQTTDMAGLEQATGGTPWLQVDVNGQIQGQKGLFGGGDAVRISLLTTAIGQGRKAAETIDLQLRGIDPPKLSKPDVIPYKKLKWDYFPVSPLARRSLRHFEQVVDNWQEGLTCLTPEKAVAETSRCMSCGLCFECNQCMLYCPKEAITKFKGNPEGQVMFTRYERCVGCHICAEVCPTGYIDMGMGHV
- the hspQ gene encoding heat shock protein HspQ, with the protein product MAQKTAKFSVGQVVQHALFNYRGVIVDVDPEFTRSESWYQRVARSRPPKDQPWYQILVHDSDVQTYVAERHLLSDAMDEPIDHPQVDQFFKEFRNGCYTPRSRMN